The Dyadobacter sp. 676 DNA window AGCCACGTGTCGCGGATAATTTCCTGCAATGATTGTTGCAGCAAAGTACCAACGCCCAGGTTGCCGGCAATCCGCCACACGAGTTTCAATTCGTCCAACTCGCCGGGGGCCAGCCGGGCCTCGATGCCTCGCAGGAGATCCTCGCGACGGATGCTCTGTCCCGCTTGTTTGGAAGCCCAGGTAGCGAAAGTACACCAGTTCGCAACAAGGCCTGTGCGACCGGTTAACACAGACGAAAGCTCCTGATAACACTGCGTAATGCGCAAATTACGGATCGTCGGGTCGCCGATAGCGGTGATCGCCGCGACCTCGTCAGGCAAAGGTATATGCATAACCGATCGTTTTTCCATGCGGCGGCAAAATTAGCAAAACCGCATTGGCTGCGCCGGATAACCTATTGAATGGTTACCCGGCAGGCGCCGCTCGGGGATATATAATTTTAAGTAACTAACACGAAGCAAGTTGTTGATTTGTTAGTACTTTTCGGAAAACAAACGCAATGCATTCGGCACGGCACCGCCGTGACAACCCCGTGCCCGCACCGACGAAAGCCCCAGGCTTCACCCGCCCGATTGCTATGATCCGATATTCAAAAAAACGGTCTCCGGCAAATGTTTTTCCGCTTGTCGCCGGGCAAGCCCTCTATCAAACCGCCGCTGTACTGGTTGCGGCGTTGTCGGGTCTGGTCGGTTTCAGCCTTGCCGCCGATAAAAGCCTGGCGACGCTCCCTGTGGCGATGATCAGCGTCGGCACGGCCATTTCGCTGATTCCGGCGGCTGCATTTATGAAAAAATTCGGACGCAGGAAAGGTTTCATCGCAGGAATAGGCCTGGGGCTTGCCGCGGGAGCGCTGATGTCGCTGGGGGTTTATCTGGTCGACTTCCGGCTTTTTGTGCTCGGTAACATGTTTGTCGGCGCGTACGGAGGCTTTGCCCAGTATTACCGATTCGCCGCGGCGGAGTCGGTGGATGAAAGGGACAGGAGCAAGGCAATATCCTGGGTGGTCTCGGGTGGGGTGTTTGCCGCCATTGCCGGCCCGTCCATCGCCCGGTATACCAGGGACTTCGGCGATATTCCCTTTTTGTATTCGTTTCTGTCGATTCCGGCTCTGTGCCTGTTCGCGCTCCTGGCCGTCTCGGTGAGCGGGCATATCGCCGGGCAAAGTGTCGCCAGCGATGCTCCGGTGCCGGAACAATCTTTCTTCGAAATCCTGAAACGCCCGACATTCACCGCGGCCATTGTTTCGTCCGCCGCCGGGTCCGCGGTAATGGTGATGGTCATGACCGCGACGCCGATAGCTATGAAAATATGCGGCTACAACGCCGACGATTCGTCGATCGTCATCCAATGGCATGTGCTCGGGATGTTCGTCCCCTCGTTTTTTACCGGTAACCTGATCCAGCGTTTTGGTGCACCGCGCATGATCTCCTGCGGCATCCTGATGTTCCTGCTGCACATTTCGCTTGTGCTTTCGGGAATGGATTTGGTCAATTTTGTAGGTGGTTTGATCTTTCTGGGAATAGGCTGGAACTTTATGTTTGTCGGCGGCAGTACGATCCTTGTCAGGTCCTGCGCAGACGGCGACCCGGCCAAAATACAGGCTTTCCACGATTTCCTGGTCTACGCCGTTACCACATTGTCGTCCTTTCTCGCCGGTGCCGTGCTGAACCGCTGGGGCTGGAACGTCGTCAACCTGATCGCCGTTCCATTGCTCATTGCCGCATTCGTGGTTATTCAATGGTACGCGGTTTTACGGAAAAACGATGTCGCTTCCCGGGATTATTTGTAAACTTGTATTTTGTAAATAATGGTCACAAAAATATAACAGGAAACGATGTTCGGAGCAACTTCGGGACGGCTCGCTATTTGCGAAAACATTGGACAGCGTATCAGGACTGCAATCGGTACCGTATCGTTATTAGCTGCATTGACTTCCTGCAATGACTTCAGGCCTGTGCCGTTACCGATTACCCGATATATCGAAATCCCGGACGCCAATCGCGATACGATGGTGGTAATCTCGAACGACGATCAGTATTCACTTGCCCGGCTTACTTTTGAAGAGACATTATCGGATACCGCAATCGTGGAATTTTCGACCGACAATTTTGTAAAATCCCGTATGTTTTTTTTACTGCCTGCAAGAAATGCGCCTTTGATGAGTATCGGCGGTTTAACGGGAGACTCGTTATATGTAAAATACTATCCGATGACCAGGCCTGTGACCGGACAGGTTAAGATAGGTGTATCCTTTCGTAAGTAATACGAAGCCAGAAGCCGGCAATTTATTTACTTGCTTTTCAGGATCCTGTCTCCAAGCAGTTTCGCTTCGGCGCCGGTCAGTTTATCGACCAGGGCGTAGCGTTTCGATTTTGTAATAGCCATCTCGTCCATTACATCCACCATATTTCTGTAAGTGGAAACGGCCGTTGGTTTAATCACGACAACGAGCGAGCGGTCTTCGCCATTCTGCTTGCGCGGCAGTGCAGCTACACGCTTCTGTGCATTAAAAATGACGTTCCGGAGCTCGTAACCGGGGCGCACCGTCTTCAAGGAGGGTGATGCGTTTGTGGCATCGGGCGCGATGCCGTCCAGATAATAAATTTCGTCGTGGCTGCCGAGAAAGAGGGTCAGGGTAAGGCTGGCCGGGATAGGCTGGGTTTCCTCGATCGTTTTCTCCTTTGTTTTGTCGGGAAAGAATACCGACATCACTGTGGGTTTGCTCATGGTCGTTGCGAGCATGAAAAACGTAATGAGAAGGAAACCAAGGTCGACCATCGGCGTCATATCGACGCGGGTCGACATCCGGTTGTTTTTTGCTTTGCCATAGCCACGATTACTGGCTGGCGCTTCGATTGTTGCCATGTTGTCAGGTTGTTGAAGGGTGAAAACTGTTACGACAAGGTAATATTCGCTCAGCTATCGACCCGCTTCGGAAACTTCATGCGAGTCGTTTGAATCAAATATATAATTTAATTTTATATTAACATAAATTTCATAAAAAATAATTGGCGATACTTACATTTCGGGCCGTCGCTTTACAGTCTCCTGCTGTAAAGCGACGGCCCGTTAGTTAATCTTCAAATGCTAATATGTAGCCGAAGAATGCCCGGGACTGCCGCTCGTAAAGGTACAGAGGTAACAGGCAGACTGGTGCAAGTCAGTTGTATCCCGGGTATTTTGTAAACGAGTGTGGAGCAGGGTAACTGTGCCAGTTAGCGGCCTGCGGCTTGCTCATAGGCATCCAGGCACACATTCAATGGCTTTCCCTGGTTATAAATACACTCGCAAAACTGTTGACAGGCCTCCGGATTTCTGTTTCCGGGGCATCCGTTTGTACATTCCAGGGGCGAATTGCCGGGGCGGATGTCATACAGATAGATGTTTCCGACCACCACAGCCGCCACGGCGGCAAGTACCAAGCCCGCGAATGCCCAGGGGAATTTGCTACCCGTTGGCTCGCGTTCGGGCAGTCCCAGATCGGCTTGTTTGAAAGGTAAAATGTACCGGACCCTGTCGAAATACCAGCACAGCAGAAACGCGTTCGCGAGCAGCATGAGCGTGGTAATGCGCGTGCCTTCGAAGCGTGTGGCGTAAACCAGCGCGCAGATATTGAGAATGATAGGGAAGCTGCTAACGGTACCCAGCACGGCGGTTCGGGGGATGATCAGCAGCAACGCCGTGGCCAGTTGGCCGACCCCGATAAACGGGTAGTAAAAGCCCGTGAGATGCAAAGCATCGAAATAGTGGCCCAGTGGATGGTTGGAGGGCAATGCAGTAAAACGTTCACCCATTACTTTTACAACCCCCCGAGGGAATGTAGCCCAACGCGAGAGCGAACCGACAAAATACAGCGAAATAATGGAACCACTTGTTCTCTTTCGCTTCGGAATAGAAACGTTTCATGCGTCGCATCGGCTTCATGGGTTTGGCAGGCAGGCAATATGCAAATATTTAAAAAAAGTACTTTGTTTTTCAAAGTTTAATTAAAATAAATATCCCCGGCAAATCGCAATTGCCAGGGGATAAAATTTCAGCGCCTCTTTTTGATCGGAACCGGCAGTTCTGAAAGCGAAATGCCCTTTTGGTTTTACCTTAATCGCTTTGACGGCAAGGTTTGATATCCGGATATTTGTCAGTCAGGTTACCGATCTAGTCCCGCGCTCCCGGTTCTACTGCGGCGCCGGAATGTTCGCGTGCAGGATGCTTCGATGTGAGCAAACCTGTAAAAACGCTGAACAGCCCCATGATCATCTGCGGCAGAACGACCTCCTGCGCGAAGCCGAGCAGCCACGGCGACGAAGCCAGGAATGCGCCTGCGAATACATCGGCGGTGAGGTGTACGCGCATTGGGATACTGCGCACCATGCCGCCTTCGTAATCGGTGAACAGCGACATGAGCAAGACCATCAGGCCCACGGCGATCATGGTCCATGTGGCGGGTACGGATTCCTTGAATCCAAAGATCCATGGCGATGCCATAAAGACGATAGCTGCGAGATAATCGATCTTCGCATGAGTGCTTGTGCTGATGATTTTCATGTTGACGAATATTTAGAGTGACCAAATCCCGGCAGGAGCCGGTTTGAAAAGCGAGCATTTCTATAAAAAATCCATTCCAGCGCGCACAGGCTTGCGATCCTCGGGATTTTGTTTCGGAGAAGCGACCGCGGGAATCAATGTGTTCGGCACAGGGTGAACCGGGCGGCCGGGTTTGGCGGCTCTCTGTTATTCGCTTTTCAGAATTTTTGCGGGATTGGTACGGGCGGCTTTGGCGGTTTGCGAGCCAATCATGATCAGCGCCAGCACCATAACCGCCAATGTTCCGCCTATCAGTTCGGCAATACCGATGGGTTGGCGGTAGACGAAGCGGGTTAATAATATCTTGTCGAAAAGCAGATAGGTAACCGGCAACGCTATGACGGCGGCAATGGCGAGCAACGTGAGAAATCCGCGGCAGAGCAGGTATACCAGTCCGGGTTCGCTGGCACCCAGCACTTTGCGGATGCTGATTTCCTTCAATTTGGTTTCCGTAGTGAATACCACCATTCCGAAAAGGCCCAGCGAAGCAATGCAAATGGCCAGGAAGGCAAGGAAACCGATGACCTTTATCATCATTGAAAACTCGCTGTACGCCTCCTCGATCTGTTCGTCATAAAAATTCGCTTTGAGCGGATGTACTTTATCGAACCGTTTCCAGGCCGATTCAATTTTGTCCATCGTATTTTCCAGGTCGGTGGAGGCGATTAGAAGGTTCAGGTAACCCCATGGTTCGCTTTTCGAATAGCGGAACATCACCGGCTCTATCTTGTTTTCCACGGTTCCGTAATGGAAATCCTTTAATACGCCCACGATCGTGAGCTTCCGTCCTTCTACTTCGATAATATGGCCCAGCGCCTTGTGCGGATCGCGGCCGCCGATATTGAACCGTTTTAATACCTGCTCGTTTACAATCAGTTCGCTTTCATTTCCTTTTTCCGGCCGCAGCGCAAAATTATGGCCCGCGAGCAGCTTGTGCCGGTGAATTGGCAGGTAATTTTCATCCACGGTATTTACCCACACCAATGCGGAGTCCGCTGGCTGTGGCGCGCCGTCCTGCCAGTATTTTACATCGAAACCGTACATGGTACCCACGCTGGTGATCATACTTGATTGTGAAATTTGTCTCACCCCGGGTATCTCCGCCAGCTCCTTTTTCAATGCCGTCGCATCGGCCCCGAGCAATTTGATATTCAGAATGTTTTCGGTATTGAAACCCAGGTCGAAATGCAGAAAGCTTTTGTACTGGCTGTAACCGACGAGCGTAGTGGCGATGAATATGAGCGAAAGGGAATATTGCGCCACAATGAGCACCCGTCGCAGCCCTACATGCCGGAATACCCTGATTCCCGACGCATCCTTCATGACCGAAAGCGCATTGATTCTGGAGAAAAACACAGCCGGAAAAAAGCCCGCCGCCAGCCCGGTACACGCCGCCAGTGCGATGAAACACAATACGGAACGGAACGACAAGCCGAGCGCGAAAATCTGGGGAATGTGCGGATCGAGTGCGAGAAATTCCCTTCGCAGAAAAAGGTACAGCCCGAAAGAAAACAGCAGCGCGAGGAAGGCGATTATCACGGATTCGGTAATAAACTGTCCAAGCACATGGCTCCGGTGCGCTCCTATGATCTTACGCACGCCAACCTCGCGCGAGCGCCGGAGCGAGCGGGCGACCGACAGGTTGGTGTAATTGAAACACGCCGAAAGGATGATCACGAACGCCAGCCCGGCCAGTATCCAGAGCGTAACAGGCTCGACACGAGGCCCCATATTGTTCGAAAGTTTCCGACCTAATGCGATATCGGCGAAAGGTTGAAGCGACAGCGTTACCTTTTTATGGAGCAAGGCCTTGTTTTCCTCCGCGCTGATCTGGTCGAGTGCCCTTTGTATGCCAGCTATGTTGCCGCTTTTGGGAAGCGTGATATAGGTATAGTTGGACCACACGTTATCCCAGTTATAAAACCCGTCCTGCTTCTTGCCGAGCGTCGCGTCCGCGGTCGCGAACGACACCAGCGCGTCGAAACGGATATGGGAAAGCTGCGGAACGTCCCTGGCTACGCCGGTGACCTGGTAGTCGAGCGTGTCGAAGCGCACGGTTCGTCCTACCACGTCGGTGTTGCCGAACAGTTTCAAAGCTGTTTTTTCAGTCAAAACCAGCGAGTAGGGTTCTTTGAGCGCCGTCGCGGGATCGCCGGCGACGAGCGGAAATGTCATAATCTTGAAAAACGACTGATCGGCCCAGCTCGCTTCGAGGGGAAAAGTGTTTTGCTCCACCCGGGCATCGCCCGAAAACCCGTTGCGCATAACGGTGAAATCCTCGATTCCCGGAACGTCGGCGCGGAGCCGCTGCGCTACCCTTATCGACGTCGAGGCCAGGTCCATCGGCGGCTGGCCGTCGGACTGATGCCGGGTGATCACCCGGTAAATGCGGTCCTTTTTTTTATGAAAATCGTCGTAGGAAAGTAAGTCGTTTACAATCGCGATCACGAGCAAGCCTACCGACATGCTTACCGCAAGGCCGACGATATTAATGAATGAAAACAGTTTGTTGCGCACCAGGTTGCGCCTCGAAGTTTTGAAATAGCTGCCGAGCATGATGAAATGGGCTAAGAAAGTGAATGGTTCTATTTTACGGATCGTGTACGGTCGCAGGAACTTGATTACGTCGATCAGGTAGATCAGCCGCGCACGCCGCGGGCCTTTGTCGCGGACGTTGCGCATAAAATATTCATAAAGGTCGCCTTCCAGGTCTTCGAGAAGCCGCGGGCGGCAGTACCACCGGAGGAAAGCCGTAGCCCATTTCGGTGGTTGCGGGTCATGTGCCGGCGTTTTCATATCGAGCCTTCGAGATTGAAGCCAGGGATATTCCGCCAGATCGCCTCCCGCAGTTCCTTCGCACGCATGAGCGCCACCTTGCCTGCGTGGGTCACTTCATAAAAGCGTTTCCGTTTCCCGCCACGGGTTGCGCTGGCGTCGCCTAAGTGGCTCTTCGCGAGTCCTTTTTCTTCCAGCCGGTTCAGTACGGCATGTACCACGCCCAGTTTCACCGAGCGGCCCGTATATCTTTCCAGTTCATCACAAATCGCGACACTGTACGCTTCCGTCCCAAGCGCCGCGATCGTAAGTAAAACCAACTCTTCAAATTCGCCCAGGTTAGTCCCTTTCATTGGCACACAACGGTTTGTCTGTTTTGTCATTAAATGTATGTATTATCAAAATATAAAATCATGTTTTGTATGTAAAATATTTTTGCAGTGAAAAAAAGAGGCTGCCGTTCCTGGCAACCTCGTTTTACTGGTTACAGATATCGCGTTATTCTGTCAGTCATTTTAATGCCCCCCCAAACACACATGACCACTCCTGACAAAACCTGACTACACATGACCACCCCTGGCAAAATCTGACTACACATGCAATACCTGACCAGTCATGACAATACCTGACATTACCACCCGGGATTCTGCCCCAATGCGGGATTTCTGATACGATCCGCCTCTGGAATAGGGTAGAGGTACTTCTTATCCGCCCATTCGCGCTGTCCGGGGTTCCAGATTACTTCGCCCGAAGTGCCTTTCGAAAGCTGGATACGTCCCACGGCGGTTGAAGGGCTTACATCTACGAATACAATGCCTGGCGTAGTCGACGTAGGTTTGGTGCCCTGGTAAAAATACACGTCGTTTTTGCCGTCGCCGTTCAGGTCATACTCGCCGAGCGCAGGGACGTACATGCCGTTCATAGGCGCATCCTGGAACAGATTGCCCAGTTTCCATCTTCTCAGATCGTCCGGACGGAGGCCTTCGAATACCATTTCCGTACCCCTTTCACGCAGTACTTCCAGCAGAACGGGGTCGGTGAATTTGCCTGCAAAGAACGACACCATATAGGGGTCGGCCTTGGTGGGCACGGTCGTAAGGGTAGCGCCTGTGATGCCCGCCCGTTTGCGCAGGGCACCGATGGTGTTGGTCCATTCGGCAGCAGTCATTTTGTCGAGCTCTGCCAATGCTTCTGCTTTATTGAGCAAAACCTCGGCATAGCGCATGATAATATGCGCGTTGTCGTTGCGGCTCTCGTCGTCGAAGGGAAAACGTTCGTCGTAGCACCATTTGATCGGCTGGTAACCCGTGTAGGTCTGGCTGAAATTCGGCGGAGCGATTACCGGAATGCCGTTTTCGGTACGGGTGTAGTCGCCGGTACGGATGGTTTGTTTCAAACGCAGGTCGCGGTTTTTTACTTCCTCTGCAAATGGCGTGGTTTCATAGCCCGCCTTGCTCGTAAACGGCGTTCCGTCGAGGTTCAGGTAGGTGTTGATAAAACGGCGTGTCAGGCTGGGACGGTTGCCGTACGTCGGGCTGATAAAGCGGCGGTTGGCCGAGCTGTAAACCTGCAAACTCGCGCTCAACGCCACGGAAAGGATCGACTCGTCGGCAAAAGCGCTTTTCGCGAGGAAAAGCTCGCGGTAAGACTTGTCGGGCACGGTGGAATGCAGCGTGTAGCCGGTAATCGCATTCGCTTCTTTGATCACCTCCTCGTACCAGGCATTGGCCGTAGCCTGTTTGTTGTCCTCGGTATGATACTTGCGCCATGACGCTTCGAACAATGCAATCCGGGTTTTGTAGGCGCGGGCCACGTTTTTTGTAATGCGCGTCACCGACGGGTCGGACGTCAGGGTAATGTTCTCGATCGCGTAGTTCAGGTCGGCAAGCACTTTGTCCATTACCTCGTAGCGGTTCATGCGTGGTCCGTAGAGCGTGGCATCGTCTTTTACATCGATGGTCTTGTCGATCCAGGGCACATCGCCGAATCTTTTCACCTTATCGAAATAAAACAGCGCCCGGAAAAAACGCGCCACGCCCAGGTAATGGTTTTTGGTGGGTACGGTGCTTTTTTCTGTGTTTTCGATGAAGTAATTGATGTTGCGCAATTGTGTCCAGGTCCATCCGCTGCTGGTGATCGGGCTCAATGCATTCACGGCCAGATAGTCGTCCACGCCATTACGGGCTACAAGATCGGAGTTGTCGTCGATCTGGAATACCCCCACGTCTGTACCGGGAAGCAAGTCGTAAAAGGAACCCGCATAAAGTTCAAGACCACTTTCCGAGCCAAACACGGCATCGTTGGTAGCGGTATCCACCGGCACCTCGTTCAGGTCGCAGGAGGTTGCCGTCGCGAGCAGCATGACGGCAAGGGTATAGCTGAATATTTTTTTCGTCTTCATAAATTCCATTAAAAATTGAGTGACAAGCCGATGGACACGGATTTCAACATCGGATAGTTGTAACCATCACCACTGCCGCCGCCGCTGAGGTCGCGGTCGGAGCCGTAAATGCTGGTCACGTCGGTGTCACGGGTCCATTTGTACAGCGGCGACCAGGTCCAGAGGTTTTCGCCGGAGAGATATACTTTCAGGTCCCGGGCGTGGATTTTAGAGGTAATGCGCTCAGGGATCGTGTAGCCTATTTGCAAGTTTCTCAGGCGGATATAACCCACATTTTGCATAAAACGGTCGTTGGCGACCTGCAATGCACGGCCCGAGCCTTGTGCCACGTACCCTACGAGGCGGGGGAGGTAAGCGTCGAAGTTACCCAGCTCTTCCCGGTACATGTTGTCCTGATGCCAGCGTGGGTAGGCGTTGTAAGGCCGGTTGTACTGGCCCCAGAAACGCGCTTCGGAGGATGGGTACCAGTTCTGTTTGAGTACCCCCCTGGAAGAATGCGCCGAGGAAGAAGCCGTTCCAATCGCCGGACAGGTTCACGCCGTAGGTATAGCGCGGCTCGGAGTTGCCGATAATGGTTTTGTCGCCCGAGTTGCCTACGCGGTTCAGGCCCTGGTAAATGACGTTATCGCCGTCCAGGTTCCGGAATTTGAGGTCGCCCGGATAGTTTTTCCGGGTGTTCGTGTTCGGAATGTTGGATTGTGACGGCGAATCGGCGATTTCGGCTGCCGATTTAAAGAGCCCCTCTACCCGGTATCCCCAGATTTCGCCCACACGCTGGCCTTCGTAGGAATCGGTCAGGTTTTTATCCGGGTTGTTATATTTGGTAATATAGGCTTTGTAATCGGCCAGGGTGAGGCGTACATTATAGTGGAACGGTTTCGAACCCATGTTGAACTGATCGTCCCAGTTGATCGATAACTCCCAGCCATTGGTTTTCAAATCGGCGTAGTTGCCATATGGAACGGACGTTCCAAATACTGCCGGAACAGTTGGTCCCACGGTGAACATGTCCGTCGTTTTGCGCTGGTAAATGTCCCCCGAGAATTGAAGGCGGCTATTTAATGCATAAAAATCTAGACCGAGGTTGGCGGTGGTGGAAGTTTCCCAGGTCAGACCATCGGGTACCACACCCGGCATGCTGGTGACCGGCGGACGGATACCGTTGATCACGCGTCCCGATTGCGTAATGCCGAATTTCTCATAAAAAGCGTAAGGAGCGATGTTACCATTGCCCAATGAACCGTAGGAAGCCCGGACTTTCACGTTGGAAATGATCTTGGGATTAACTTTCCAGAATGGCTCCTCGGATACCCGCCACCCGGCCGATACCGACGGGAAGAATGCCCACTGCTGGTCGGTGGGGAATTTCGACGAACCGTCGTAGCGCCCGTTCACTTCGAGCAGGTAGCGCTCGCGGAAGTTGTAGTTCAAACGGAAGAAACCACCGGCAATCGCCCACTTCTTGTAACCGCCCTGGGTAGTAATGCTTTGTCCCAGGGCAAGGTTGATATCGTCCGCGCCACTGTACACAATACCGTTCCGCTGTGCCGCCAGATTGGTAGTAACCGACCGTTCGTAGTTGAAACCGCCCAGCAGAGTGAAGTTGTGGGCGTTGTTGAACGATTTTACGTAATCGGCGTAGAAGTTGGTAGCGAGATAGTTAATGGTATTTCTCCCTTCGGCGATATCGTTGGTGTTGGTGCCGGTGTAGCCGATCACGCCTTTGGTACGGCTGTAAGGCACTTGGACGCGGTTTTGCGAGGTAGCAAGATCTGTGCTCTGGAAAGTCATGTTGGCTTTGATGGTCAGCGCTTTTTCCAGGAACTGGGCTTTCAGGGCAGTCTGATTTTTCAGAAAGCGCTGTGTCTGATCGATGGCGTTCCTACCGTAATAGTAATCTCCCACGGTGTAAGCTGCGGAAAATGAAAGTGTTCCGTCCGGATTGAGCAACGGGGCCAGCGGGTGGCCTTCGTCGGCGATGTTCCGGTAAATACCGCTTCCTTCCCCCACGTTCAACGGCTGGTGGTATTTCATCTGCGAGTACTCGGTATTGTTGTCCACGCGCAGCCAGGGCGTAAGTTGCACACCGCCTTTACCGCGGAAGTTGTACATGCTGTATTTGTCGGTGTTGTAGCGGAACAGGCCGTCCTGGTTGTTGAAGCGGCCGCTGAGCAGGTAGGTCGCCTTGTCGGTACCTCCCGCTATCGAAAGCGCGTGGTCCTGGGCGCTCAGGCGTTTTTTATACAACTCTTTGTACCAGTCGGTGCTGTAATAATACTGGTATTCTCCCGTGGTAGGGTTTACCTCCACGCGCGGCAGCGACGGGTCTTCCCATCTTCTCTTGATCTCGGCCAGGTAGGTAGGCGAGAAGCTGATGGTTTTATTGATTGCCGTAGGCGTGCTGCCGTTGTCGTTCCAGCGCGACCATGCATCGCTGAAACCCTGTGCCCATGGGTAGGAATCCACGATATTATCGGGAACCTCGGTAGGCGCTTTGATCGAGTAGTTGGCCGAGTAGGAAACCCGCATTTTGCCTTCCGGCGCAGGTTTGGTGGTGATCAGCACTACGCCGAATACCGCCCGGGCGCCGTAAATAGAGGCAGAAGCCGCATCTTTCAGTACGGAAATGCTCTCGATGTCCTGCGGGTTCAACATGCGCGGGTCGCCTTCGACACCGTCGATCAGCACCAGGGCGCTTCCCTGCTGGCCGATGGACGTCGTCCCCCGGACGTTGAACGAAGGCGACTGCGTAGGCTTGCCGTCGAACATCCGGATATTCAGGTTAGGCACTACACCTACGAGCCCCTGCGCGAGGTTCGGGATCGGCCTGTTTTGCAATACTTCCTGGCCCACCTGGTCCACGGCCCGGTCAGGTTTACTTTCTTTTGGGTGCCATATCCGACCACGACTACTTCATTCAGCGATTTGGTATCGGCTTTCAATGCGACATCGATCGTGCCGCGCGTGCCGGTAGCGACCTCCTGGCTCACATATCCCACGTAAGAAAACACAAGCACGGCGCCCCCGTCGGGAACTTCCAGCGAATAGTTGCCGCTGGCGTCGGTAACGGTACCGGTCTGGCTGCCTTTAATAACGACATTCACGCCCGGGATCCCGTCGGGCGTATCGCCGTCGGTCACACGTCCTTTGACCACACGGTCGGCCTTGGCGAAATTCGGGTGCAAGCTCCGGGTTCCGGTCCCGGTTTCAAGAGGCGGGGTTGCCCAGCCGGTGCCGCCGATCATCGCGATCAGCGCCGCCTGGGCAATCGATTTGTGCAAGGTGCCTGCCAGCAGCGGCCACCTTTCTTTACATCGATACATAAGGGTATAGATTTTAGTATGGGTGATTGAATTAAATGAGTTCGGTTTTAAGGCGACAAAATTGGGCAATCCCGCGTACTTACACCTTCCGGGGAATGCTATTTAACAATATCATAATCTGGCACGCCCCCCTTTGGCCGGGGAGTGAATCCGGACTAATAAGTCAAGCGTAGCTGAACAAATACTCTTGTTTTTCATTATTTGTTGAATAAATGGTAAAAAACGCGGAAAGGAATAAAAGGACGTTTTCCTGGGGAATGATTGCTATTTTTGACCGTATTTATATATCAATCCAAACCTTATCATGTTAAGATCAACTTCTTTGGCCGTACTCCTTTTCCTCGCCGTTGT harbors:
- a CDS encoding SPW repeat protein gives rise to the protein MKIISTSTHAKIDYLAAIVFMASPWIFGFKESVPATWTMIAVGLMVLLMSLFTDYEGGMVRSIPMRVHLTADVFAGAFLASSPWLLGFAQEVVLPQMIMGLFSVFTGLLTSKHPAREHSGAAVEPGARD
- a CDS encoding DoxX family protein, coding for MGERFTALPSNHPLGHYFDALHLTGFYYPFIGVGQLATALLLIIPRTAVLGTVSSFPIILNICALVYATRFEGTRITTLMLLANAFLLCWYFDRVRYILPFKQADLGLPEREPTGSKFPWAFAGLVLAAVAAVVVGNIYLYDIRPGNSPLECTNGCPGNRNPEACQQFCECIYNQGKPLNVCLDAYEQAAGR
- a CDS encoding MFS transporter, translating into MIRYSKKRSPANVFPLVAGQALYQTAAVLVAALSGLVGFSLAADKSLATLPVAMISVGTAISLIPAAAFMKKFGRRKGFIAGIGLGLAAGALMSLGVYLVDFRLFVLGNMFVGAYGGFAQYYRFAAAESVDERDRSKAISWVVSGGVFAAIAGPSIARYTRDFGDIPFLYSFLSIPALCLFALLAVSVSGHIAGQSVASDAPVPEQSFFEILKRPTFTAAIVSSAAGSAVMVMVMTATPIAMKICGYNADDSSIVIQWHVLGMFVPSFFTGNLIQRFGAPRMISCGILMFLLHISLVLSGMDLVNFVGGLIFLGIGWNFMFVGGSTILVRSCADGDPAKIQAFHDFLVYAVTTLSSFLAGAVLNRWGWNVVNLIAVPLLIAAFVVIQWYAVLRKNDVASRDYL
- a CDS encoding biopolymer transporter ExbD produces the protein MATIEAPASNRGYGKAKNNRMSTRVDMTPMVDLGFLLITFFMLATTMSKPTVMSVFFPDKTKEKTIEETQPIPASLTLTLFLGSHDEIYYLDGIAPDATNASPSLKTVRPGYELRNVIFNAQKRVAALPRKQNGEDRSLVVVIKPTAVSTYRNMVDVMDEMAITKSKRYALVDKLTGAEAKLLGDRILKSK
- a CDS encoding ABC transporter permease, which codes for MKTPAHDPQPPKWATAFLRWYCRPRLLEDLEGDLYEYFMRNVRDKGPRRARLIYLIDVIKFLRPYTIRKIEPFTFLAHFIMLGSYFKTSRRNLVRNKLFSFINIVGLAVSMSVGLLVIAIVNDLLSYDDFHKKKDRIYRVITRHQSDGQPPMDLASTSIRVAQRLRADVPGIEDFTVMRNGFSGDARVEQNTFPLEASWADQSFFKIMTFPLVAGDPATALKEPYSLVLTEKTALKLFGNTDVVGRTVRFDTLDYQVTGVARDVPQLSHIRFDALVSFATADATLGKKQDGFYNWDNVWSNYTYITLPKSGNIAGIQRALDQISAEENKALLHKKVTLSLQPFADIALGRKLSNNMGPRVEPVTLWILAGLAFVIILSACFNYTNLSVARSLRRSREVGVRKIIGAHRSHVLGQFITESVIIAFLALLFSFGLYLFLRREFLALDPHIPQIFALGLSFRSVLCFIALAACTGLAAGFFPAVFFSRINALSVMKDASGIRVFRHVGLRRVLIVAQYSLSLIFIATTLVGYSQYKSFLHFDLGFNTENILNIKLLGADATALKKELAEIPGVRQISQSSMITSVGTMYGFDVKYWQDGAPQPADSALVWVNTVDENYLPIHRHKLLAGHNFALRPEKGNESELIVNEQVLKRFNIGGRDPHKALGHIIEVEGRKLTIVGVLKDFHYGTVENKIEPVMFRYSKSEPWGYLNLLIASTDLENTMDKIESAWKRFDKVHPLKANFYDEQIEEAYSEFSMMIKVIGFLAFLAICIASLGLFGMVVFTTETKLKEISIRKVLGASEPGLVYLLCRGFLTLLAIAAVIALPVTYLLFDKILLTRFVYRQPIGIAELIGGTLAVMVLALIMIGSQTAKAARTNPAKILKSE
- a CDS encoding helix-turn-helix transcriptional regulator, with product MKGTNLGEFEELVLLTIAALGTEAYSVAICDELERYTGRSVKLGVVHAVLNRLEEKGLAKSHLGDASATRGGKRKRFYEVTHAGKVALMRAKELREAIWRNIPGFNLEGSI